CGCGACATGTCCACGTCTTCCTTGTCATCATAGACCACGGCCACGGTCTGGCAGCCCATGGCGCGGACCTCATTCACGATGCGGTACGGATCAAGGCCGCCCTCATTCCCTTGCCCGCCGGTCATCGCGACGGCGTCGTTGTAAAGGATCTTGTAGGTGATGTTCGTGCCCGCTGCCAAAGCGGCCCGAATGGCCTGCACGCCCGAATGGTTGTACGTGCCATCGCCCAGGTTCTGGAACACGTGGTCGCGCGTCGAAAACGGCGCCTCACCGATCCAGTTCGCCCCCTCGGCGCCCATGTGGGTAAAGCCCAGCGTCTCGCGATCCATCCATTGCGCCATGAAGTGACAGCCGATGCCGGCATAGGCGCGGCTCCCCTCGGGCACCTTGGTCGATGAATTGTGCGGACAGCCGGAACAGAAATACGGCAACCGCGCGGCAATCTCTTCGGCATTGTCGGACCGGCGCGCCTCGTCCAGCTTGGCCAGCCCTGCCTGAATGCCGTCGGTATTGCGCCCCTCGTCCACCAGGACCTGGCCCAGCTTCGTGGCAATCTCGACCGGGTCCAGCGCCCACTTCGCGCTGAAGAACTCCTTGCCCTCGCGGGTGCCACCATAGACGCGACGCCCCTGACGGTTGTCGAAAATGGCTTCCTTGATCTGCACCTCGATCAGCTTGCGCTTTTCTTCCACGACAATGATCAGGTCCAGCCCCTCGGCCCAATCGTTGAAACCACGCATGTCCAGCGGCCAGGTCTGGCCCACCTTGTACGTGGTGATGCCCAGACGCTCGGCTTCGTCCGCATCAATGTTCAGCAAGGACAACGCGTGGACCACATCCAGCCAGTTCTTGCCCGCAGCCACCAATCCGATCTTGGCGCCCGGCTTGCCCCAGACACGCCTGTCCATCTTGTTGGCGTTGGCAAAGGCTTCGGCCGCATAGCGCTTGTGATCGATCAGCCGCGCTTCCTGTTCGATCCGGTCATCGACCAGACGAATGTTCAACCCGCCTTCGGGCATTGCATAGTCCGGCGTGACAAAGGACAAACGATGCGGGTCGCCATCCACGACGCTCGTGGCCTCCACCGTGTCCTTCATGGTCTTCAGACCCACCCAGACACCGGCAAACCGGCTCAGCGCGATGCCATACAGACCGTAATCCATGATCTCCTGCACACCCGCAGGCGACACGACGGGCATGTAGGCATCGACCATCGCAAATTCGGACTGGTGCAACACGGTCGAGGATTCGCCCGTGTGGTCGTCGCCCATCGCCATCAGCACGCCACCATGTCTGGACGACCCGGCCATATTGGCATGGCGCATCACATCGCCGGACCGGTCCACCCCGGGGCCCTTGCCGTACCACAGGCCAAAGACACCGTCATACCTGCCCTCACCGCGCAACTCTGCCTGCTGCGATCCCCAAAGGGCGGTGGCCGCCAGATCCTCGTTCAGACCGGGCTCGAACTTGATATCAGCGGCAGACAGTTGCTTGAGCGCGCGGGTCATCTGCATGTCGACCGCGCCCAGCGGCGATCCGCGATATCCGGTCACATACCCGGCGGTGTTCAGCCCGGCGGCCACATCCCGCGCCTTCTGCATCAGCATCAGGCGCACCAACGCCTGTGTGCCGTTCAAAAGAACGGGGCTCTTTTCGAGATCATACCGGTCGTTCAAGGATATCTTTTGCGTGCTCATCGCTGGCCTCCCTGCCGTGATCAGTCTTGCATATCTTTTGTACGATAATAGGTCACAAATGCTGACCTGCCCACAAAAAATTTTGTCATCCCAAGGTTCCGGTGCAGGTGGGCATGTGAAATACGAAGATTTCGGATAGGGTGACGTCGACGTTAAGGAAGTGGTGCAGATGGACTGGGACAAGTTGCGAATATTTCACGCGGTGGCCGACGCGGGCAGCCTCACCCATGCCGGTGACAAGCTGAACCTCAGCCAATCCGCCGTCTCGCGCCAGATCCGCGGGCTCGAAGAATCACTGAACGCCACCCTGTTCCACCGCCATGCGCGCGGCCTGATCCTCACCGAACAGGGCGAGCTTCTGTTTGACGCCACCACGGCCATGAACAAACGTCTCGATACCGCCAGCGCCCGCATCCGCGACAGCGAGGAAGAAGTGTTTGGCGACCTGCGCGTGACCACCACCATCGGCTTCGGGACGCTCTGGCTCGCCCCCCGCCTGGTCAAGCTCTATGAACAGTACCCCGACCTGCGGGTGGACCTGATGCTCGAAGAACGCGTGCTCGACCTGCCCATGCGCGAGGCCGACGTGGCCATCCGCATGAAGGAACCCAGCCAGGCCGACCTGATCCGCAAACGGCTGATGACGGTCAAGATGCAGGTCTTTGCCACACAGGCCTACCTGGACGCCAACGGCGCGCCCGACACGCTGGAGGACCTGATCCAGCACCGCCTGATCTGCCAAAACGTCAATTCGGCCCAGGTGGGGGCAGGCAGCAGCCTCGTGCAACATCTTTTGACATACGAGGTGCGGTCGCTTTTGACGGTCAACAACTACTTCGGCGTGTTGCAGGGGGTGCTACAGGACCTGGGTCTGGGCATCCTGCCGGACTACGTGTCGCTGGACGATCCGCGACTCATTCGGGTGCTGCCGGAAATCGAGTCCGCAGATGTGCCTGTATTTTTGGCATATCCCGAAGAATTACGGCAATCCAAGCGGATCGCCGCCTTCCGCGACTTCGTGCAGGAAGAGATCATCGCATATCGTAAGATGCTGAGAGAAAAAGAAAATCACTAAGGTATGCGCTTGGTGCATATCTGCATTGCCTTCGCACGTGCAGAAAACGCCTTGATTAGGGGCAA
The DNA window shown above is from uncultured Tateyamaria sp. and carries:
- a CDS encoding indolepyruvate ferredoxin oxidoreductase family protein, which produces MTAGRPAMSTQKISLNDRYDLEKSPVLLNGTQALVRLMLMQKARDVAAGLNTAGYVTGYRGSPLGAVDMQMTRALKQLSAADIKFEPGLNEDLAATALWGSQQAELRGEGRYDGVFGLWYGKGPGVDRSGDVMRHANMAGSSRHGGVLMAMGDDHTGESSTVLHQSEFAMVDAYMPVVSPAGVQEIMDYGLYGIALSRFAGVWVGLKTMKDTVEATSVVDGDPHRLSFVTPDYAMPEGGLNIRLVDDRIEQEARLIDHKRYAAEAFANANKMDRRVWGKPGAKIGLVAAGKNWLDVVHALSLLNIDADEAERLGITTYKVGQTWPLDMRGFNDWAEGLDLIIVVEEKRKLIEVQIKEAIFDNRQGRRVYGGTREGKEFFSAKWALDPVEIATKLGQVLVDEGRNTDGIQAGLAKLDEARRSDNAEEIAARLPYFCSGCPHNSSTKVPEGSRAYAGIGCHFMAQWMDRETLGFTHMGAEGANWIGEAPFSTRDHVFQNLGDGTYNHSGVQAIRAALAAGTNITYKILYNDAVAMTGGQGNEGGLDPYRIVNEVRAMGCQTVAVVYDDKEDVDMSRFPTGVPVHERAELQLVQDRMSKTQGVSVIVYIQTCAAEKRRRRKRGTFPDIDKRVFINTDVCEGCGDCGVQSNCVSIVPKETELGRKRAIDQSSCNKDFSCVKGFCPSFVTLEGAQVKKAATTELHLPDLPMPELPEIKGTWNVVITGVGGTGVVTIGAVMAQAAHIDGKGAGMMEMAGLAQKGGAVHIHCRIANDPHDISAIRVATGECDSLIGGDLVVSAGAKTLGLTSAGRTGAVVNSHEIITGDFTRDTEFALPSDRLALALEARMRDRVDMFDASDLAKATMGDSIFSNMMIFGAAWQRGLVPLSYDAIMAAIDLNGAAVDRNTRAFDIGRWAVLHAEDAARVAEPKVIQLPKSLEDKIAFRADHLVKYQSKRLAKRYRKLVDGIDDAAVKEAVAKGYHKLLAYKDEYEVARLHLETEAKAREQFDGDFTMKFHLAPPMLSKNGPDGRPVKKEYGPGMMRNFRLLAKLKGLRGTPLDVFGRTEERRMERALIKQYEADMKDVLPKLEDVTRDAIVALAALPLDIRGFGPVKQANEAKAAKRREELLSVIRAGGPVQAKAAE
- a CDS encoding LysR family transcriptional regulator; the encoded protein is MDWDKLRIFHAVADAGSLTHAGDKLNLSQSAVSRQIRGLEESLNATLFHRHARGLILTEQGELLFDATTAMNKRLDTASARIRDSEEEVFGDLRVTTTIGFGTLWLAPRLVKLYEQYPDLRVDLMLEERVLDLPMREADVAIRMKEPSQADLIRKRLMTVKMQVFATQAYLDANGAPDTLEDLIQHRLICQNVNSAQVGAGSSLVQHLLTYEVRSLLTVNNYFGVLQGVLQDLGLGILPDYVSLDDPRLIRVLPEIESADVPVFLAYPEELRQSKRIAAFRDFVQEEIIAYRKMLREKENH